A single region of the Lycium barbarum isolate Lr01 chromosome 2, ASM1917538v2, whole genome shotgun sequence genome encodes:
- the LOC132625854 gene encoding loganic acid O-methyltransferase-like, whose protein sequence is MTESYFPVKGGEGVYSYTKNSLLQRDAADNVKGMIKEAILENLDVQTKTYLIVDMGCSVGPNTFFAMQNVVEAIKDKYHYQISLNSTSPEIEFHVFFNDHFTNDFNTLFESLLSNQKPYFAAAVPGSFYGRLFPSRSLHFVYSCYALHWLSGAPKELIDKKNKGRIHYDGASFAVWNAYINQFEKDMEAFLSARAEEIVPGGLIVLTLPAIPSELHHSQSGYGMLTFLESSLIDMVNEGIVEESLVDSFNLPLYFPSLEDMTKVVKKNGNFSIERIELTYAQFNSDAKSFIGHVRAGLEGIFTKHFGSKVVEEIFERTLGKSEEISAWLKAEFYKTARQLFLVLKRKI, encoded by the exons ATGACAGAGTCTTATTTCCCCGTGAAGGGTGGTGAAGGTGTATATAGCTATACCAAAAACTCCTTATTGCAG AGAGATGCTGCAGATAATGTAAAAGGGATGATCAAAGAGGCAATTCTTGAAAACCTTGATGTACAAACCAAAACATATCTTATTGTAGATATGGGATGTTCAGTTGGACCAAACACTTTTTTTGCAATGCAAAATGTTGTCGAAGCCATAAAAGATAAGTACCATTATCAAATATCTCTCAATTCTACTAGTCCTGAAATTGAATTTCATGTTTTCTTCAACGATCATTTCACGAACGACTTCAATACCCTATTCGAATCACTACTTTCCAACCAAAAACCATATTTTGCAGCTGCAGTTCCTGGTTCTTTCTATGGACGATTGTTCCCCTCGCGTTCTCTTCACTTTGTATATTCTTGTTACGCGTTACATTGGTTATCAGGGGCGCCAAAGGAGTTGATAGATAAGAAGAATAAGGGAAGAATTCATTATGATGGAGCTTCATTTGCAGTATGGAATGCATATATTAATCAATTTGAAAAGGATATGGAAGCATTCTTGAGTGCAAGGGCAGAGGAGATTGTTCCTGGAGGCTTAATTGTTCTTACTTTGCCAGCTATTCCAAGTGAATTACATCATTCCCAAAGTGGTTATGGAATGCTCACATTTCTTGAGTCTAGCCTTATTGATATGGTCAATGAG GGAATTGTAGAAGAATCTTTAGTTGACTCATTCAATTTGCCACTGTATTTTCCCTCTCTTGAAGACATGACTAAAGTGGTGAAGAAAAATGGAAATTTTAGCATAGAAAGAATAGAGTTGACATATGCCCAGTTTAACAGTGATGCAAAGAGTTTCATAGGTCACGTAAGGGCTGGTTTAGAAGGAATATTCACCAAACATTTTGGAAGTAAGGTTGTAGAGGAAATATTTGAGAGGACTTTGGGAAAAAGTGAAGAGATTTCTGCATGGTTGAAAGCTGAATTTTACAAGACTGCGAGGCAGTTGTTCTTGGTTTTGAAACGTAAAATTTAA